A window of Primulina tabacum isolate GXHZ01 chromosome 4, ASM2559414v2, whole genome shotgun sequence contains these coding sequences:
- the LOC142541662 gene encoding uncharacterized protein LOC142541662 — MSNKSPIFPICEPQHFSDYGFDAQIDYFQVLEEARKHKRESAPRSHIDLHFKLQKPISKDDSSKKFKKNAKKRWWRNALLFFKFDKWAAPPQSTGSRHARIGSISGPVYITESMSGSSTPYRTATRASPGELMKGEVEIPYISLGELNMDRQHHRISTTAMPIYLVT; from the exons ATGTCAAATAAATCACCCATTTTCCCCATTTGCGAACCTCAACACTTTAGTGATTATGGCTTCGACGCTCAAATCGACTACTTTCAG GTTTTGGAGGAAGCCCGAAAGCACAAAAGGGAGTCGGCACCAAGATCCCATATAGATTTGCATTTCAAGCTGCAAAAGCCCATCTCCAAAGACGATTCCtccaagaaattcaagaagaacGCCAAGAAGAGGTGGTGGCGCAATGCGTTGCTTTTCTTCAAGTTCGACAAGTGGGCGGCGCCTCCACAGAGCACTGGTTCCCGGCACGCCCGCATTGGATCGATATCCGGCCCAGTTTACATCACTGAGAGCATGAGCGGGTCGTCGACTCCTTACCGGACCGCCACCCGGGCGAGCCCCGGCGAGCTTATGAAGGGCGAGGTAGAGATCCCGTACATCAGCCTCGGGGAGCTTAACATGGACCGGCAGCATCATCGGATTTCGACCACCGCCATGCCCATATATTTGGTCACGTGA
- the LOC142542023 gene encoding uncharacterized protein LOC142542023 → MRALNYVLVEGDLYRKGLDGLLLRCISFPEALEIMKQVHKGVCGAHQSGVKMRWLIRTYGYYWPFVLKDCIKYSKGCQPCQKHGNIQRILTDELHSVVKPWLFKG, encoded by the coding sequence ATGAGGGCTCTTAATTACGTCTTAGTGGAGGGAGATTTGTACAGGAAAGGTCTAGATGGTCTGCTCCTTAGATGCATAAGCTTCCCAGAAGCATTGGAGATCATGAAGCAAGTTCACAAGGGAGTGTGTGGAGCACATCAGTCTGGAGTGAAGATGAGATGGTTGATAAGGACGTATGGCTACTATTGGCCGTTCGTCCTGAAAGATTGCATCAAATATTCTAAGGGATGCCAGCCATGTCAGAAACATGGAaacatccaaagaattctgACGGATGAGCTTCACAGCGTTGTCAAACCATGGCTGTTCAAGGGCTGA